The following nucleotide sequence is from Echeneis naucrates chromosome 5, fEcheNa1.1, whole genome shotgun sequence.
CAATATTCCATACCCAGAACTGATGGCTACACTGAACAACTGATAAGCTGGAGTGGGCAGCTGGACTTCTATGGCTACACTATAAGTTCAAAACTTGAAACTTCCTCACCTACAAGAGGGAAATTTAGTATTAAAGACATGAAGTGACAATGAAATGGTTGATTTGGAAGTGAGTAACACCTGCCTTTAGGCGTTTATAGACATAATCAGTGATTTTCCACTACATTCAAATGGATTGACATAAAATGCATGTAAAATGATcataaaaacatctgaaatacagttttttcCTAAATTTCCACTATTGTATGCTGTCAGGGCTATAACACTACCTGGAGTAGAGAATGCACAGGACAAATATGACAAGCCCCACAATGCTCTGGGCGTCCCGCCACTGCAGGTATGGGGATGTCAGGACAGGTTCTTCAGTGCCAATGATCACTACAGCTGTCTGGTTTTCTATCTGCAGAGGGGCCAATGTCGGGACTGCAATCTGTTGGAAGATGCTCAGCAGGCTGGGGTTACATTCTTGGTCTGAGGAGGGTAGGAAAAAACAGGCACAGAATATGAATCtactgcagtgaaacaaagatTTCAGAAAATATAGTGTGAGCCATAATTAACACTGTCAGCAATAAACTCACTCAGTAAATATAATATGCAACTAGGTTAAATATGCAGACAAACTGCCCCCTCTTCAGTATCCACACTCGTAAATGACATGCAGTGATAACTTTTTATGTTTACAAAACAGATTTCAACTAAAGGGCATTTTGTTGTGAATAAATGTgagcaaacaacacaaataaacactcaTCACCTGATTTTCACATGCTTGCTGAGACAATCAGGGCATGAGATCCAAGAAGTAGCTTGAAAAAACCTTTTCAAATCAATGGCCATGGCCTGTTTGTGGGTACCTTATATGGAGGAATCAATTATCCACAGTGTGTGCAACATCGAGTCTGAGACCAGACTACAACAACAGAATTCAActtgattaaaatgaatgaagggtCTGTTACACCTTGTTTCGGTCAAATGGGTGATGTTGCTGCAATTCATGATATAAAGACATGTAAACTTGCACTGACTTCAGCTCCAGAAGGTCACAGGTCTGTTAAGTAAATCCAGCTGGTTACAGTTAGAGAAATGGTCCTTCTTGCAAGAACAACAAAGTGTTGAGGGATGCTAAAGTTAATCTACTCATAGTTTTATTTGAGTAGGTTCTACTTGCAGCACTGGGGGTTCGGGTCTCAGTAAcctagtttttttttacaactcaGGCACTGGAGTAAAGGATCAAGCTTTGATGAGCAGACAGACAATTACTACCTCCTTATAGATTTATACaccaataaataattttttaattcattcattcaattcatAAAAACTATATGTATTCACTATATAATCCAGACTCTGTCCCAAGAGACATCCTCATGTCTTTCCCACTTATTTCACCTGATTATTACAATAACTACTATGCTAATTCCACCAATTGCCCATCATACAACTCTTAGCAACCCAGAGAGAAGGTAGTACACAGGTGGAATAAACCATAATGATGGCTTTTATGCACCAGGCTCCTCAAGCTGTAAAACCGCAGCTTCCAGTGTTGGCGGAGCATACTACTGCTGTACTTGGGGTGAGCCTTCATTTGTGTGCATAGATCACAAAGCCAGCcctttttaaagatgtttttgcactttggggcaaagaaagagcgagagagtgaTAGGGAAGATAAGGGATGATGCAGCAAACACCCAGTGCTGGATCCTGAGGAGAAGACCGAGCATTATTAGGCAAACCTGGTTTTTACTTGAGGAAAGCGACTCTCACCAGGCTCATTGGTCATGGCTGACCAGGTCAGATACATTGTGTACAGGGTGATGATAGAGGACTGGAGAAGACCTGAACGTGGCTGAGACtcctgcagagaaagagaaacaacagTCAGAAGTCTCACATGTTAAAAAGGCAGTTCATATACATGTCATTTCAACAAGAGCCATCATATTAATTCTCTTCATCATACTCATAAAGGTTCATTCTGTCTACAGTaaattttaaatccaatctaTGCTAAGTGAGCTTCATATGCTTCCAGTGTATCTGATGGTTTGATCTTTAGTTGTGCATTAGAGGAGCCCTACAGTGTGTATTCAGGGCCACATCTTGCTCTGGTCTACCTGGACTTTGTGCAGCACAGACACAACAGAGGCCACACAGCAGAACAGCATGTTGAAGCTGATGAAGAACTTGTTGATGAAGCATCCATCAGGTTTGGTGTAGAAGATGAAGAATAGCACCataacaataaatgaaaagatgtaGTTGAGGATGGTCACAGCCAACAGAGCTAAAATCAAGAGGCAGGACAAGACACAATCAGAAACTAATCTACACCAAGTCCATCTGTCTGCATGTCACATTACGAGGTCACTCACCTGCATACCAGACCCTGGAGTTCCCCGTCTCCATCTTTTCTACCCAAGCCTCATTCCAGGAGTGGGCAAAGTCCACCAGCAGGACCAGTTGGAtcaagatgaaaaagaaagctccaGCAGAGCCCACCACGAACCACGCTGCAGCAACATCAACATACACAGTGGCTCAGGTGTCATATCAAAGCTATGTGTGGACTTGAGATGACAGTGTGAGGTTCTTACCATAGGTAAAATTCCCATCTGGGATGTAAAAGGCACCGACTGTGATAGCCACTAATGCAGCAAacttaaaaaaccaaaacctgaGAACACATTATCTGACAATTAGAACATATTAAGCTCTACACAGATATACATGTATACAGCATGCAAATATAGTCCCTGTTATTAGGTGTGTATAACAGCAAGTGTCTCCCATTTCAGGGGTATCATCCTTTCCTTCACATGCAGTTGAAAAATTTGTCATCCTTTTTCTGGGTTATGAAGGCTCAAACAGGATCCTTCATGGCCCAAAATACGGcaagaatgaaaataagatgGCAGCAAAACTACCAACAGAGATCTTGAGGATTACACTTTcatataaaagcattttttaaattatgtttcaaCTAATAAAGCGAAGGACCTTAAACCCAAAGGTTTGTGTGAAGAAGAATTGAGGGTTGCCATGGTTTCTTGGTAAGAAGGCGTGCTCTGCAATGCAACAGTAAGGAATACGTATGCATTGCATCAAATACGTAAGTATTTGAAGCAATGTGAAAATCCTTTGTGGACCAGAGCATCTCATTTCAGCTCAGCTTTTGTGGTCTATCAGTATGACcatgtcctctgaaggatgcagCGCCTTGATTGGGACTCACTCAGCACTCAAAGACACCAAATGGTCCAGTGGTAAAGCGCACAGGAGTCATGGTCTGTCAGACTGAAGACACACAGGAACAAGATGGCTTTCGGACTGACAATTGAATTGTTACACACATCACACCAGCTAATTGACAGctcatttcaattttaaaagcAAGGCAAATTTGTCAAACAATGGATTTCATGATAAACACAACCCATCTCAAAAAGCTGCATGATGCTATATTTCACTGCATGCATGTTTACAGACCTGCAATAACAGACGGTGCTGTGTAGTATCTGTGCACAGAGTTTACAGCTAGCTGTCAATAAACTGCCTCATTTCAGGGGAATGATGACAATGAGACTCAGAGATTATACTACTGATGGGGGAGGGGTGCGGGGTCGTATCTAAGATCCTCTTAAGCCTGTGCTGATATTATTAAGATCACCTGTACAGAATTAAAGGgatttacatgacagaaaaataaaggtcaGATAAGGAAGCTATTTTCATTGAGGAAGAGCTTTATGAAGTCTGTaagaaaatacataaagatacatatacatacacacacactaacacaacaTGGGTGGATTGGAATAATAAAGTCAGCTGCAATAAACATAGTATAAACTCCAGCTGCTCAGCAATATGTCTTAAGAACAAGGCGCCTCTCAGTGAAAAAACTTTATACAGTGTGGTCAGTGCAGTGTGTTGCTGGTGTCTGTGCGGTGGAAAGTCTTAGTGTGcctttatttttaacatattgttttttttattgtaatgagaacattaatttcattttcacttctaTGTAGCTGATAAACTCCAGCTAAGCTCTTTACTGTGGTAGAGGGGAAGCTCTCTATCTGCATTCTTTTGCTGCATGTCAGGATTGAAAAACTTGAGGCTGCTTCTGCAGTGTGAAATTTACAATTGGATAGATACTTTAAAAGTTTTGTTAGCtacagttataaaaaaaaaaaaaatcaatcaattttgCAACACAGTTATTTAAGTTTAGTTAAGTAGCTGATCTCACTTATTTTTTCtacttgatttttttctccTACCTTCCCTGAGCTTCTCTCGTCTGGGGCCTTGGTCTTGCTTAGTAAGTgctgaatacattttcaaatgctttGCTTCATTATAAAGGGAAAAAGACAAATCAAAGTCCTCATTTTTTCAAGATTTTGACACCACTTACCCATTGTGAACAGCAGCACGGGGGTCCTTGCTGTTCTTGATGTTTATCATGAGGATAGACAATAACAGGAACCATGTGCTCATGCCGAAGCAGACCCGGTACACAGCCTTGTAGCCCACAAACATGTCACAGTTGACGTGAGCTTGCATGTCAGGGATAGCAGTTTCTGCCCCCTCTTTACAGAACCCTGGGAcctaaagaaaaacacaagaagtCTCATTCTAAAGAGGTCACAGAGCCAAGGAGCCAGACTTCAGTTCATGGCAAGAGCAGGCCATAAAATGCAATATAACCAACATATTGATAATTTCTTAGCGAGTATAAACCGCCACCAGCATTACATAACATTTTCTCACTatgtcatttcatttactgtcaacaggaatatttttatacattcaGACAGTTTGATTCCCATGATGCTCTCATACCCTCTTCAGCTGCTCGTCCACACCAGGTGACAGCATGATGCAGGCGACGATGGTCCCCAGTAGCAGGAGGGAGGCATAGATGATCCTGGTTATAGTGGAGTTCCTGCTACTTGGACAACAGCTGCACAACAGACATGTTGCACTGCTGCAAAGGCATGGCACCtgcaggcgcacacacacacacacagcgcatAACAATCAGAAACCTTAAGAAGAGACGTTGGCcgatattttccatttttttatatattggcATCACCCGATTATCTGCGTGAAGGAGGATTTGAAGTCAGGCACATCCATGGGCAGCCCCACATTATTGGTTCAGTGGAATGTGCCACACATGCATAATGCAAAAAGTTAGAATGCACTTTAGATATTCTGTGCCAAGTgtcatatatattttcattaaatcaaacacaaatgttccTGGTTGCGAGTGTGTTTGCAGCACTActatcattttttttcctatggAAGAATGTACATCTCATCAGAGCATGATATCACTCACATCTTCCATTAGGCAGAAGGATCAAGCAAACACCTTGTCTCCACATGCCAATATGGTAAATCAGATTGGAcatgagagaaaacacatcATTAAACCACCATCTGACAACTATGTCCACAGTCAGCTGATGATGACTGAAATATGATATCCTGCCCTCCTTCTGGTAAAgaactgaaagagagaaagcttCATGATTGGTATACAGACACTGACCCCAGTGATGGGGGGGTAACACTTCTACCGTAGGGAAAGAAGAATAAAGCTTAGTTACCAATGATCTTATAAGTTAAACAGTTCAAGCTGAAGCAAACAAATAGTTCAACAACCATGTGATCTGATGGGATGAGATCAGCTCTCACTCAGACCAAGCTAACAGTCCCTTTCAGGAAATTTTTGATCAGATGGCGAATCTGATTTGCAGAATCTATACAAACGTAGACATGTGTAGATTCATGTTGTTGTCTTAATGCACTAATACTAGTTGCCTGAGGGCACAGGTGAAAATTATGCAGCTAGAACCCGTACAGGTAGTTCTGTTGATTATTGCCGTGGTTTGACAtgtaacacacaaaaacagatgttCTTCCAGTCAACATCTCCTCTTGCCATTGAGGGGGGGTTGACACTTATTGTCTCATTACACCCACTTACACCCAGTCTCCACCGTACATACTGCCATTATTACTGT
It contains:
- the LOC115043816 gene encoding serine incorporator 1-like isoform X1; this encodes MGAVLGALSVASWVPCLCSSATCLLCSCCPSSRNSTITRIIYASLLLLGTIVACIMLSPGVDEQLKRVPGFCKEGAETAIPDMQAHVNCDMFVGYKAVYRVCFGMSTWFLLLSILMINIKNSKDPRAAVHNGFWFFKFAALVAITVGAFYIPDGNFTYAWFVVGSAGAFFFILIQLVLLVDFAHSWNEAWVEKMETGNSRVWYAALLAVTILNYIFSFIVMVLFFIFYTKPDGCFINKFFISFNMLFCCVASVVSVLHKVQESQPRSGLLQSSIITLYTMYLTWSAMTNEPDQECNPSLLSIFQQIAVPTLAPLQIENQTAVVIIGTEEPVLTSPYLQWRDAQSIVGLVIFVLCILYSSIRSSSTSQVNKLTMASKDAVILAESGSSPDLSEESTGPRRVTDNEQDMVQYSYSFFHFMLFLASLYIMMTLTNWYSPNTDYTIISKWPAVWVKITSSWVCLSLYIWTLVAPMLLTNRDFS
- the LOC115043816 gene encoding serine incorporator 1-like isoform X2, producing the protein MGAVLGALSVASWVPCLCSSATCLLCSCCPSSRNSTITRIIYASLLLLGTIVACIMLSPGVDEQLKRVPGFCKEGAETAIPDMQAHVNCDMFVGYKAVYRVCFGMSTWFLLLSILMINIKNSKDPRAAVHNGFWFFKFAALVAITVGAFYIPDGNFTYAWFVVGSAGAFFFILIQLVLLVDFAHSWNEAWVEKMETGNSRVWYAALLAVTILNYIFSFIVMVLFFIFYTKPDGCFINKFFISFNMLFCCVASVVSVLHKVQESQPRSGLLQSSIITLYTMYLTWSAMTNEPGEKCNPSLLSIFQQIAVPTLAPLQIENQTAVVIIGTEEPVLTSPYLQWRDAQSIVGLVIFVLCILYSSIRSSSTSQVNKLTMASKDAVILAESGSSPDLSEESTGPRRVTDNEQDMVQYSYSFFHFMLFLASLYIMMTLTNWYSPNTDYTIISKWPAVWVKITSSWVCLSLYIWTLVAPMLLTNRDFS
- the LOC115043816 gene encoding serine incorporator 1-like isoform X3; translated protein: MGAVLGALSVASWVPCLCSSATCLLCSCCPSSRNSTITRIIYASLLLLGTIVACIMLSPGVDEQLKRVPGFCKEGAETAIPDMQAHVNCDMFVGYKAVYRVCFGMSTWFLLLSILMINIKNSKDPRAAVHNGFWFFKFAALVAITVGAFYIPDGNFTYAWFVVGSAGAFFFILIQLVLLVDFAHSWNEAWVEKMETGNSRVWYAALLAVTILNYIFSFIVMVLFFIFYTKPDGCFINKFFISFNMLFCCVASVVSVLHKVQESQPRSGLLQSSIITLYTMYLTWSAMTNEPDQECNPSLLTVVIIGTEEPVLTSPYLQWRDAQSIVGLVIFVLCILYSSIRSSSTSQVNKLTMASKDAVILAESGSSPDLSEESTGPRRVTDNEQDMVQYSYSFFHFMLFLASLYIMMTLTNWYSPNTDYTIISKWPAVWVKITSSWVCLSLYIWTLVAPMLLTNRDFS